Sequence from the Angustibacter luteus genome:
AGGTCGTCGAGCTCGTCCGCGACGGGGACCGCGAGGTCACCCGCACGCGCGTCTTCGACGACAGCGAGGAGCACTGGGTCGCCTCGTTCGGCGAGAGCCGCGACGGGCGGCTGGTCGCGCTCGTCGAGGTCTGGGCCGATGGCACGTCGACGCCACCGGAGGGCAGCCGCGCGAGCTCCTAGCCGTCGGCCGGTTGGTTGAGGAACCAGCGGTGCCCGAACGGGTCGCGGATGACGGCGATCCGGCCGATGCCACCGTCCTCGGGGCCACGGTCGAGCAGCGCACCACCGTTGCTGGCCCGCTCGGCCAGTGCGTCCACGTCGGGCACGGTCAGGTGCAACGTGATCGCCGCGCCTCGGCCCGGCAAGGGGGCCTCGACGTTCAGCTCGGGGTGCGCGTCGCTCATCATCCAGCGAGCACCGTCGATCTCGAGCTCCACGTGCCCGATGCGCCCGTCCGGCATCACGATCGGCTCGTAGGTGACCACGGCACCCAGGTGCTCGACGTACCAGTCGATCGCCCGGGGCGCGTCGTCCACGGCGATGTACGGGGTCAGTTCCGACATGCCTCCACCATGGCCGTGGACGCCGCCCCGCGCAATCCAGGGTCAGCGGTGCCCGCGATCTCTGCACGCTAGGCTCGCCGGGTGCAGATCCTGGTGCTCAACGGTCCCAACCTCGGTCGGCTCGGCACCCGCGAGCCGGCCGTCTACGGCACCACGACGTACGAGCAGCTGGTCACGCTGTGCGAGCAGGCCGGCGAGGCGGTCCGGGCCGAGGTCGAGGTGCGCCAGACCGACGCTGAGCACGAGATGCTCGGCTGGCTGCATGAGGCCGCCGACTCGGGTGCCGCCGTGGTGCTCAACCCCGGGGGCTGGACGCACACCTCCGTCGCCCTTCGGGATGCGTGCGCCGGGCTGACCGGGCCGATGGTCGAGGTGCACATCAGCAACGTGCACGCCCGCGAGGAGTTCCGCCGGCACTCGTACGTCTCACCCGTGGCCACGGCGGTCATCGCGGGGCTCGGCGTCGACGGCTACCCGGCCGCCATCCGCTGGCTCGCCGGCCGCGCCTGACCTCCCCGCCGCCCCGCACGTGTCCCGCTATCTGGGGCTACCGCGTGGGTTTGACCCCGGATGTCGGGACATCTGCGGGTGGGGAAGCGGTCAGCGGGGGGCGATGGCCTGGCGCATCAGGCCGTAGGAGATCGAGTCGACCAGCGCCTCCCAGGACGCCTCGACGATGTTCGCGGCCACGCCGACCGTCTCCCAGGACGACGACCCGTCGGAGGTCTCGATCAGCACCCGGGTCACGGCGTCCGACCCGTGCGCGGCGTCCAGGATGCGCACCCGGAAGTCGATGAGCTGCAGCTTGCGCAGCTCGGGGTAGGCCGGTGACAACGCCTCGCGCAGCGCGTGATCCAGGGCGTTGACCGGACCGTTGCCCTCCCCCGTCGCGACCACCCGGCGGCCTGCCGCGGTCACCTTCACGGTGGCCTCCGAGGTCGCCGTCGCGTCGCCGCGGGCGTCGGTGATGACCCGCCAGCTCTCGACGTCGAAGTAGCGCGCCCGCTCGCCGTCGACCTCGGCGCGCAGGAGCAGCTCGAACGAGGCGTCGGCGGCGTCGAACGTGTAGCCCTGCGCCTCCAACGCCTTGACCCTCTCGGTGACCCGGGCGAGCAGCTCGTCCTGGCCGGACAGGTCGTAGCCGAGCTCGCGTCCCTTGAGCTCGATGGACGCGCGGCCGGCCATCTCCGAGACCAGCGTGCGCATGTCGTTGCCGACCTGGGTGGGGTCGGTGTGCTGGTAGAGGTCCGGGTCGATCCGCAGCGCGCTGGCGTGCAGGCCGGCCTTGTGCGCGAACGCACTGGCCCCGACGTAGGGCTGGCGCGAGTAGGGAACGACGTTGGTGATCTCGCTGATCGCGTGCGCGATCCGGGTGGCTTCCTTGAGCCGCAACGGGTCCAGGACCGGCAGGCCCTGCTTGATCACCAGGTTCGCGACCACCGTCACGAGGTCCGCGTTGCCGGTCCGCTCGCCGTAGCCGTTCAGGGTGCCCTGCACGTGCGTGGCACCGGCCTCGACGGCGGCGAGGGAGTTGGCGACGGCGCAGCCGGTGTCGTTGTGGCAGTGGATCCCCAGCCGGGCACCGGACGTCGAGAGCACCTCGTGCACCGTGTCGGCGACCTGCGGGGGCAGCATCCCACCGTTGGTGTCGCAGAGGGTGATGACCTCGGCCCCGGCCTCGGCGGCGAGCCGCACCACCTCGAGCGCGTACTTCGGGTCGTCCTGGTAGCCGTCGAAGAAGTGCTCGGCGTCGAGCACCACGCGTCGACCCTCGCCGGCCAGGAACGAGACCGTGTCCCGGATCATCTCGAGGTTCTCGGCCGGCGTCGTGCGCAGCGCGTACTCGACGTGCCGCACGTGGCTCTTCGCGACCAGGGTCACCACCGGCGCCTGCGAGTCGAGCAATGCCCTGACCTGGGGGTCCGTCGCTGCTGTACCGCCCGGACGGCGGGTCGCGCCGAACGCGGCGAGCACGGCGTTGCGCAGCGAGAGCCGCTGCGCGGCGAGGGCGAAGAACTCGGTGTCCTTGGGGATCGCCCCGGGCCACCCACCCTCGATGAAGCCGACCCCCAGGTCATCCAGGTGCGCAGCGATCGCCAGCTTGTCGTGCACGGACAGCGCGAGCCCCTCCTGCTGGGCCCCGTCGCGCAGTGTCGTGTCGTAGACGTGGAAGTCGCTGCTGAGCGTCACGGTCGTCCTGCTCTCTCATGTGCGGTGCGTACCGAACCAGTCTGACAACGAAAAAGACCCCCCGGGCACGGGAGGTCTGGCGCGTCGTCGGACTCGAGCGTCCGGCGGCGCGCCTCACGTAATGATCCACCTGGTCGGCATAGCCCGGCCATCGTCGCACTCGTCCCACACCTTGACTACCCAATCTCGCCATCTGGACCGGCCGCCGTGACCAGGGCCCGGAACAGCCGCGGGTCCGAGCCCACCTCAGGGTGCCACTGGACGCCGATCCGCCACCGTGCGCCCGCTGCCTCGATACCTTCCAGCACACCGTCGTCCGCCCACGCCGTGGGCTCGTAGCCGGGATGGCTGGCGACGCCCTGGTGGTGGTACGTCGGCACCGTCAGCCGCTCCCCGAGCACAGTCCGCAGCCGCGAGCCGTCCGCCGTCCGGACGCCGTGCTCGCCGTACCGTCCCGGTGCCGGCGAGTGGTCGTCGTGTCCGAGCCGGTCCGGCAGGTGCTGCTCGAGCGCACCGCCGGCGGCGACCGCCATCACCTGCATGCCGCGGCAGATGCCCAGCAACGGCAGGTCCGCCTCGACCGCCGCCCGGACGAGCGCTACCTCGGCGTCGTCCCGGTCGGGGCGCGGTGGTTGCAGCACCGCGTGCGGCGGCTCGCCGTAGCGAGCCGGGTCCACATCGGCCCCGCCGGCCACGACCAGCGCGTCCAGGACGTCGACCAGCTCCCGCGCGGCGCCGTCCGCGAGGTCGCGCTCCGGGGGGACGAGGAGCACGCGAGCCCCGGCGGCCCGCAGGGCGTCGACGTAGGCCTGCGGCACCAGCACCGCCGGGACGTCGCGCCAGACCCCCCAGGACGCCGGCTCGGCGTAGCAGGTGAGTCCGACGAGCGGCCTCACGGTGGTCCTCACAACGGCGTCACGTACGCGCCGCTGATCCCGCCGTCCACCATGAACTGCGACGCGGTGATGAAGCTCGAGTCGTCGCTGGCCAGGAAGGCCACGGCGGCGGCCATCTCGTCGGGCTCGGCGAACCGGCCGAGCGGGATGTGCACCAGGCGCCGCGCGGCGCGCTCGGGATCCTTGGCGAACAGCTCCTGCAGCAGCGGGGTGTTCACCGGGCCCGGGCACAGCGCGTTGACCCGCACGCCCTGCCGGGCGAACTGCACCCCCAGCTCGCGGGACATCGACAGCACGCCGCCCTTGCTCGCGGTGTAGGAGATCTGCGAGGTGGCCGCCCCCATCACCGCCACGAACGACGCCGTGTTGATGATCGAGCCCTTGCCCTGCTCGAGCATGTAGGGCAGCGCGGCCTTGCAGCACAGGTACACCGACGTGAGGTTCACGTCCTGCACCCGGCGCCAGGCCTCGATCCCGGTGTCCAGGATCGAGTCGTCGTCCGGCGGCGAGATGCCCGCGTTGTTGAACGCGACGTCCACGCTGCCGTAGGTGTCCTTCGCGGCCCGGAACAGCGCGTCGACCTGGTCCGCGTCCGTGACGTCGCAGTGCCGGTAGAGGCCCTCGACCTCCTCCGCGACCTCGCGTCCCCGGGCATCGTCCAAGTCGCCGATGACCACCCGCGCGCCCTCCTGGGCGAACCGGCGCACCGTGGCCAGACCGATGCCGCTGCACCCGCCGGTGACCACGCAGACCCTCCCTGCCAACCGCCCTGCCATCGTCGTCCTCCCCATGCCTCAGTCGTTCGTCGCGATGAACACGTTCTTGACCTCGGTGAACGAGTCCAGGGCGTCCGGCCCCAGCTCGCGTCCCAGGCCGGACTGCTTGAAGCCACCGAACGGCGTGGAGTACCGCACGGACGAGTGCGAGTTCACCGAGAGGTTGCCGGCCTCGATGCCGCGGGCGACGCGCAGCGCCCGGCCCACGTCCCGGGTCCAGATCGACCCGGACAGCCCGTAGGCGGTGTCGTTGGCCATCGCGACCGCGTCACCATCGTCCTCGAACGGGAGCACCGCGACGACGGGCCCGAACACCTCCTCGCGCCACACGGCGTCCTGCACCGACCGCGGCTGGACGACTGTCGGCGGGTACCAGTAGCCCGCACCCTCCGGTGCCGATCCCCGGAAGAGGACGTCGACGGACTCGCTCGCGCCCTCGACGAACGAACGGACCCGCTCGCGCTGGCCGGCGCTGATCAGCGGACCCATCTCGGCGTCCTCGGACGACGGGTCCATCACCCGGACCCCGTGCACGGCGGTCTCGAACAGCGCCATGAACTGGTCGAACACGCTGCGCTGCACCAGGATCCGGCTGCGGGCGCAGCAGTCCTGGCCGGCGTTGTCGAACACCGCGTACGGCGCGGTCGCGGCGGCCCGCTCGAGGTCGGCGTCCGCGAACACGACGTTCGCGGACTTGCCGCCCAGCTCGAGGGTGACCCGCTTGACCTGGTCGGCAGCGCCGCGCATGATCCGCTGCCCGACGGCGGTGGAGCCGGTGAAGCAGACCTTGCGCACCAACGGGTTCGTGACGAACCGCTCCCCCACCACCGAGCCCTGGCCAGGCAGGATCGTGAGCACGTGCTCGGGCAGGCCGGCCTCGAGCGCGAGCTCGCCCAGCCGGATGGCAGTCAGCGGGGTCAGCTCGGCGGGCTTCAGGACGACGGCGTTGCCGGCCGCCAGCGCGGGCGCGAACCCCCAGCCGGCGATCGGCATCGGGAAGTTCCAGGGCACGATCACGCCGACGACGCCGAGCGGCTCCTTGAACGTGACGTCGAGGCCGTCGGCGACCGGGATCTGCCGTCCGAACAGCCGCTCCGGCGCCGCGCTGTAGTAGGCCAGCACGTCCCGGACGTTGCCCGCCTCCCAGCGCGCGTTGCCCAACGTGTGGCCCGCCCCGCGCACCTCGAGCCGGGCGAGCTCCTCGACGTGGGCGTCCACCACCTCGGCGAACCGGCGCAGCAGCCGGCCGCGGTCGGCTGGCGCCAGGCGCGCCCAGGTCCGCTGCGCCGCGGCCGCCGACTCGATCGCGCGGTCGGTCTGCTCGACGTCGACGAGGGCGACGGTCTCGACCAGGGCCTCGGTGGCCGGGTCCAGGACGTCGTGGCTGGTGTGCAGGGCCTGCGACATCGTCACAGCCTCTCGAACCCGCGGAAGCGCTCCCAGTCGGTCACCGCCGCGTCGAAGGCGGCGAGCTCGACGTCCGCCGCGTTGAGGTAGTGGTCGACGACGTCGTCGCCGAAGGCCGACCGGGCCACCGCAGAGGCGTCGAAGAGCTCGCGCGCAGCCCGCAGGGTGGAGGGCACCTTGGGCTTGTCCGAGGCGTAGGCGTTGCCCTCGAACGCCGGCTCCAGCTCGAGCCCGTTCTCGATGCCGTGCAGCCCGCCGGCCAGCATCGCAGCGGTGGCCAGGTACGGGTTGACGTCGCCGCCGGGGAGCCGGTTCTCCAGCCGCAGGCCGGCGCCGTGGCCGACGACGCGCAGCGAGCAGGTGCGGTTGTCCCGACCCCAGGCCGCGGTGGTCGGCGCGAACGAACCGGGCGCGAACCGCTTGTAGGAGTTGATGTTCGGCGCGTAGAAGAGCGTCAGCTCGGGCAGCGTCGCCAGCACCCCCGCGACGAACTGCTCGAACACCTCGGTCGGGCCGGAGCCCTCGTCGAACACGATGGCCCCGTCGGTGCCGCGCAGGCTCATGTGGATGTGGCACGAGTTGCCCTCGCGCTCGTCGAACTTGGCCATGAACGTCAAGGACTTGCCGTGCAGGGCCGCGATCTCCTTCGCGCCGGTCTTGTAGACGCTGTGGTTGTCGGAGGTGCGCAGCACGTCGTCGTACCGGAAGGCGATCTCGTGCTGGCCCAGGTTGCACTCCCCCTTGGCCGACTCGACGGTCAGCCCGGCGGCGTCCATGTTCCGGCGGATGTCGCGCAGCAGCGGCTCGACCCGGGTGCCGCCGAGGATCGAGTAGTCCACGTTGTACCGGTTGGCCGGCGTGAGGTTGCGGTACGCGCCGTCCCAGGCCTGCTCGTACGTCGTGTCGTAGACCATCAACTCCAGCTCAGTGCCCGCCAGTGCGGCGTAGCCGAGGTCGTCGGCCCGCTCGACCTGTCGCCGCAGCACCCGCCGCGGGGACTGCTCGACCGGACCGCCGTCGATCCAGGCCAGGTCGCACTGCACCATGGCCGAGCCCGGCACCCACGGCGTCAGGCGCAGGGTGGACATGTCCAGCACGAACTCCATGTCGCCGTAGCCGGTGCTCCAGGAGCTGATCGCGTAGCCGTCGACGGTGTTCATGTCGACATCCACGGCCAGCAGGTAGTTGCAGCCCTCGGTGCCGTGCTCGAGCACGGTGTCCAGGAAGAACGGCGCGTGGATCCGCTTGCCCTGCAGGCGTCCCTGCATGTCGGTGAACACCACGGCCACGGTGTCCACGTCGCCGTTGCTCACCCGCCGGCGCAGCTCGCCGATGGTCAGGGTCGGGGTGGGCGTCATGGTGCTCCTCTCGGGCGTTCGCTCAGGCCAGCAGACCACGCAGCAGCGCGGACGTCGCGTCGCAGTGCTGCTCCATGGCCAGCCTGGCACCCTGGGGGTCGCCGGACAGCACCGCGTCCACCACCGCACGGTGCTGGGCGTTGGAGTGGCCGATGTTGGTGGCCAGGACCGGGATGGCAGTGAGCATGTCGTGCACCATGGCCTGCACCTGGGTGACCGCCGCGACGAGCAGGTCCGAGCCCGACACGGTCGCCAGGGCAAGGTGCAGCCGCGAGTCCGCCTGCCGGTGCTCGGCCACGTCCGCCGCCTGCTCGACGGCAACCCGGCTGGCGACCAGCCACTGCCGCTGGTCGGCGCTCAGCTCGCGGGACGCGGCCAGCGCCGCGGCCCCGGGCTCGACCACCCGGCGGTAGTCCAGCGCGTCCCGGATCTGCGCGGAGTCCATGCCGCGCAACGCCTCGGGCGTGGACGCCGGGTCCGGGCCGCGGTAGATCACCACCGTGCCGCCGCCCCGACCGCGCCGGGTCTGCACCATGCCCGCGTCGCGCAGCGCGGCGATGGCCTCGCGCAGCGTCGAGCGGCTCACCCCGAGCGTCTCGGCGAGCTCGCGCTCGGGCGGCAGGTGCTGCCCGGGCGCGAACACCCCGAGCCGCACGCTGGTGGCCAGCTGCTCGACGGTCGCCTCGAACGCGTTACCGTCGCGCACCGGTCGCAGCACTGCTTGCGGCAACCGGTGCGCGGACGGCTCCGCGCCGACACCCCCTGTCCCCTGCCCGGCGGGTGTCACGACCCGAAGATCTCCGTGGCGGCCTTGGTGTCGTGCCCGCCCGGGACGTCCTTCATGAAGTGCTTGCGACCGCCGGCGAACCACGTGACCGTCGCGAAGACCAGGACGACGGCCACCGCCACGGGCGCGTAGTTGAAGCTGAGGCTGTTCACCGGTGACACGGGCGGCAGCATGAACAGGATCACGATGAAGCAGACCCAGACGACCGCGATCCAACCGATCGGCGCGCTCCACTTGCCGAGGCTCCACGGACCAGGCGCGAAGTCCGGGTTGCGGCGGCGCAGGAACACCGGCACGACGTAGGCGATGTACAGCCCGATGACCGCGATCGACGTGACGGCGAGGTACGCCACGACGCTGTGCAGGGCCGGCAGTGCCAGCACGATGGAGCAGGTCACGCACAGCCAGATCGAGTTCGTCGGCGTGCCGGTGCGCGGGTTGACCTTCGCCCACAGCCGCGAGCCCGGCAACGCGTTGTCCCGGCTGAACGCGAAGGACATCCGCGAGTTGGCCGTGACCGAGGCCATCCCGCAGAAGAACTGCGCGACCGCGCAGATCGCCAGCAGGAACTCACCGGTGTGCCGGCCGGCCGCGTCGATGAAGATCTGTGCCGGGGGCAGTCCGGTGGCGCTGGTGCGCGCGCCCTCGTAGCTCTGGATCGCTGCCGTGACGGCGACCAGCAGCACCCAGCCCGCCAGGATCGAGACCCAGACGCTGGACACCAGGCCCTTGGGCGCCGAGATCGAGGCTCCCCTGGTCTCCTCCGCCACGTGCGCCGAGGCGTCGTAGCCGGTGTAGGTGTACTGGGCCATCAGCAGGCCGATCAGGAACACGTAGATCGGTGCGCTCCACCCGGTGTGGTTCTCGTAGTGGGTGAACGTCCAGGACAGCGACTGGTGCTGGTCCGGCACGAAAACGAGCACGGCCACGATGATCGCGACACCGGCCAGGTGCCACCAGGCGCTGATGCTGCACAGCAGCTTGACCAGGTTCACACCGAAGGTGTTCAGCAGCCCGTGCAGCAGGATGATGACCACGAAGGCGACGAACGTGCTGTTGAGCGAGACACTCACCCCGAACACGAGGTTGAGCAGGGCCATCCAGGTCACCGCGGCGCCGTAGTCGATAGCGGCGGTGACGGCGACCTCGCCCATGAAGTTGAACCAGCCGACGTACCAGGCCCAGACAGCCTTGTTGTTCTTGGCCAGCCGCCCCGCCCAGTAGTACAGGCCGCCGGCGGTCGGGTAGACCGAGCACACCTCGGCCATCGCGAGCGCGACGCACAGCACAAACAGGCCGACGAGCGGCCAGCCGATGGTGATCGCGATCGGCCCCCCTGCGTTCATCGCGATCAGGTACGAGGTGATGCACCCGGCGAGCACCGAGATGATCGAGAACGAGACGGCGAAGTTCGAGAAGCCCGACATCCCCCGATGCAGCTCCTGCTTGTACCCCAGCTCGGCGAGCGCCCGCGAGTCGTCGTCCAGGCCGTCGTGGTCCAGCACGCTGTCAGCCATGTGCCCATCCCAAAGAACGGGGACCAGACCAGGGAGGGCCCAGTCACTAGAGCACTGGATCTTGCTCCTCGCACGACAGCGGCGTCAATGGTTTGCTCCCGGACCTTTGCAGGTCCGCACAGCTCAGACCAGGCGGTGCATCCAGCCGCGGTCGTCGGCGGACCGGCCGTACTGCAGGTCCAGCAGGGCGGCCCGCACCGACGCCGTCACCGGCCCGGTCTCGCCGCCGCCGATCACGGTCTCGCCGTCGGGCTCGGCCAGCAGGCCGACCGGGGTCACGACCGCGGCCGTCCCGCAGGCGAAGACCTCGCGGATCCGGCCGGACGCCGCACCCTCACGCCACTCGTCGATGGAGATCCGGCGCTCGTCCACCTTGTGTCCGGCGTCGTCCAGCAGGGTCAGGATCGAGTCCCGGGTGACGCCCTCGAGGATCGTGCCGGTCAGCTCCGGGGTGACCACGGTGCCGTCGTCCTGCACGAAGTAGAGGTTCATCCCGCCGAGCTCCTCGACCCACTTGCGCTCGACCGCGTCGAGGAAGCAGACCTGGTCGCAGCCGCGCTCGATGGCCTCGACCTGCGCCGCCAGGCTGGCCGCGTAGTTGCCGCCGCACTTCGCTGCGCCGGTGCCGCCGGGCGCCGAGCGGGTGTACTCGCTGGACAGCCAGATCCGCACCGGCTTGACCCCGCCGGCAAAGTAGGGACCGGCCGGGGACGCGATGACGCAGAACGTGATCTCGGCCGCCGGCCGCACGCCCAGGAACGCCTCGGAGGCGAACATGAACGGCCGCAGGTACAGGCTCGCCTCGCCGCCGGACGGCTCCGGCACCCAGTCGGCGTCCGCGGACACCAGCGACCGCACCGCCTCGAGGAAGTCCTCGGCGGGCAGCTCGGGCAGAGCCAGTCGGCGGGCCGAGCGCTGGAACCGGGCGGCGTTCTGATCGGGACGGAACGCCCAGATCGACCCGTCGGCGTGCCGGTAGGCCTTCATCCCCTCGAAGATCTCCTGCGCGTAGTGCAGCACCGCGGCGGAGGGGTCGAGCTGGATCGGGCCGTAGGGCTTGACCTGGGCGTCGTGCCAGCCGTCGGCCGGCGTCCAGGTCACCGTCACCATGTGGTCCGTGAAGTGCTTGCCGAAGCCAGGCGACGACAGGATCTGAGCACGCTCGGACTCTGGGCGCGGGCTCGTGGCGGGGGTCAAGGAGAACTCGAGCATGTTCGGACGCTACCGCACCCGCGAAGGGGGTGTGCAGGGCTCAAGACCCATCGTTGTCAGTCCGATAAGTGCCCTGTGGAGAACCACGATTCCGAGGGACGCAGCGTCGCGTCGAGCCGTTGGCTGTGCCGAACGGAGATGGAGCGTGCGCGCTTCGCGGACATGAACGAGCGGGTGGCCACGGCGCGCCGCGTCCAGGGCCTGGTGATCAGCCTGGTCATCCTCGTCGGCGCCCCCACCTACACCTGGGCCGTCGTCCCCGTCGTCCTGGCCGGGCTCCTCACGCTCCTCGTGCTCGAGCGGCTGCCCGAGCACCGGTTCGACCCGCCCCGGGTCTCGGTGGTCAGCATCGTCGTCCTCATGGTGCTCTTCGGAGCGGTTGCCATGCTCACCGGCGGGGCCATCAGCCCGTACCTGCCGTTCCTGAGCATCCCCACCCTGATGCTCGCGGCCCGGTTCCGGCTGCGGGTGGCGGTCTACGGCCTGATCTGCTCGTTCGGCATCGCCGCCGCCGCGGTCCTCGGTGCCGCCGCGTTGCCCGACGTTCCCGCCGCGCCCGCCTGGCTGAACCTGACCTGCTACGCCTCGCTGATGGTCGGTCTGGCCGCGCTCTCGCTGACCCTGCTCACCGCGGAGATGCAGTCCCGCGGCGACGCCGTGGTCGACCAGCTCACCGGACTGTTCAACCGCAAGGCGCTCGCCGGACGCTACGCCGAGGCCGCCGCCCAGGCCCGGGTGCTCGGTGCGCCGGTCTCCCTCGTGCTCTGCGACCTGGACCACTTCAAGCAGGTCAACGACCAGCACGGACACGACCGCGGCGACGTCGTCCTGCGGGAGGCCGCGTACCGGATGCGCAAGACCCTGCGGACGTTCGACCTGGTGTACCGGATCGGCGGCGAGGAGTTCCTCGTGCTGCTGCCGGGCGAGGACCTCGGCGCCGCAGCAACCGTGGCCGAACGACTCGTCGCCGACGTCTCCGCCAGCCCGCTGGGCGGCCTGGGCGTCACGATGTCCGCCGGGGTGTCGACGGCGCCGGAGGCGGACGCCGAGCTGGACGACCTGCTGAAGCGGGCGGACATCGCGCTGTACGCCGCCAAGGACGCCGGCCGCAACTGCGTGCGGCTCGCCGAGCGGCTGAACGTCCGGGTCTGAGACCCGCTAGCCGGCCACCAGGGCCGCCAGGGCCTCGCCCACCTCACGGGTCCCCCGCCGCTCGCCACTGCGGTTCGCCAGGTCCTTCGCCACAGCGTCCTGCACGCGACCGGCGTACGCCGGCTCGCCCAGGTGCTCGAGCAGCATCCCGACGGACAGCACGGTGGCGGTGGGGTCGGCCAGTCCCTGCCCCGCGATGTCGGGCGCGGAGCCGTGCACGGGCTCGAACATGCTCGGCGCCGTGCGGTCGGGGTTGACGTTGCCGCTCGCCGCCAGCCCGATCCCGCCGGTCACGGCTGCCGCGAGGTCGGTGATGATGTCGCCGAACAGGTTGTCGGTCACGACGACGTCGAACCGCGCCGGGTCGGTGACCAGGAAGATCGTCGCCGCGTCGACGTGCAGGTAGTCGGTGGCGACGTCCGGGAACTCCTCGCCCACCGTCTCGACGGTCCGTCGCCACAGGTGCCCGGCGTAGGTCAGCACGTTGTGCTTGTGCACCAGGGTCAGCTGGCGGCGCGGCCGGGCCTGCGCCCGGGCGAAGGCGTCCCGGACGACGCGCTCGACGCCGAACGCCGTGTTGACGCTCACCTCGGTCGCGACCTCGTGCGGCGTGCCGACCCGCAGCGCGCCGCCGTTGCCCGTGTACGGGCCCTCGGTGCCCTCCCGGACGACGACGAAGTCGATCTCGCCCGGATCGGCCAGCGGCGTCACGGCGCCCGGGAAGAGCCGGCTGGGGCGCAGGTTCACGTACTGGTCGAGCTCGAACCGCAGCCGTAGCAGCAGCCCCCGCTCGAGCACGCCGCTGGGCACGCTGGGGTCGCCGATCGCGCCGAGCAGGATGGCGTCGTGCCCGCGGACCTCGTCCAGCACCGAGTCCGGCAGGGTCTCGCCGGTCGCCTGCCAGCGGCGGGCCCCCAGGTCGTAGTCGGTGCGCTCGAACGCCGGTCCGCCCGACCCGGTCACGGCGTCCAGCACGCGGAGCCCTTCGGCGACCACCTCGGGACCGATGCCGTCGCCGCCGATGACTGCCAGCGAGTACGTCGTCGTCATGGTCGGCAGGATATCGCGCGTCCCACGATGCGAACCATTTCATCTCACGAGGCGGAACGCCTCTGGTCGCCCCGAGACGACCCTGCCCCCGCCACCAGAGGGTGACGGGGGCAGGGTCGCTGTGCCGGGACGGTCAGCGCGAGCGGGTCAGCGCACGCGGACCGACACCGCCGAGGACGTCGACGGGTTGTACTTGCTCGAGCCGTTGTAGGTGGCCTTGAGCGAGTGCGTGCCCTTCGCCAGCACCGGTGCCTTCAGCACCGCCTTGCCCTTGCTGATGGTCGCCGAGCCGATCACCTTGCTGCCGTCCCGGAAGGTGACCGTGCCGGTCGCGGTCGTGGTGACCGTGGCCGTCAGCGTCGGGCGGTAGCCGTGGCTGAAGTCCCGGTCGTTGACCGCCAGCTTCGTCGCGCTGGCGACGCCCTTGACCGTGACCTTCACCACCGCCGAGGTGCTCGCGACGTTCTGCGTGTCCCCGCCGTAGGTGGCCACCAGGGAGTGCGTGCCCCGGCCGAGCACCGGCACCTGGAACGTCGCCTTGCCGGCCGCCAGCGTGCGGGTGCCGAGCACCTTGCTGCCGTCCTTGAAGGTCACCGTGCCGGTCGGGGTGCCCGCAGCTGCCCGCGGCGTCACCGTCGCGGTCAGCGTCGGACGAGCGCCGTACGTGAACGACGTCGCCGAGCTCGTCAGCCTCGTCGTCGTCCCGGTGCGGACGGAGACCACCTGCGCCCGAGCG
This genomic interval carries:
- a CDS encoding aldehyde dehydrogenase family protein — protein: MSQALHTSHDVLDPATEALVETVALVDVEQTDRAIESAAAAQRTWARLAPADRGRLLRRFAEVVDAHVEELARLEVRGAGHTLGNARWEAGNVRDVLAYYSAAPERLFGRQIPVADGLDVTFKEPLGVVGVIVPWNFPMPIAGWGFAPALAAGNAVVLKPAELTPLTAIRLGELALEAGLPEHVLTILPGQGSVVGERFVTNPLVRKVCFTGSTAVGQRIMRGAADQVKRVTLELGGKSANVVFADADLERAAATAPYAVFDNAGQDCCARSRILVQRSVFDQFMALFETAVHGVRVMDPSSEDAEMGPLISAGQRERVRSFVEGASESVDVLFRGSAPEGAGYWYPPTVVQPRSVQDAVWREEVFGPVVAVLPFEDDGDAVAMANDTAYGLSGSIWTRDVGRALRVARGIEAGNLSVNSHSSVRYSTPFGGFKQSGLGRELGPDALDSFTEVKNVFIATND
- a CDS encoding gamma-glutamyl-gamma-aminobutyrate hydrolase family protein, producing MRPLVGLTCYAEPASWGVWRDVPAVLVPQAYVDALRAAGARVLLVPPERDLADGAARELVDVLDALVVAGGADVDPARYGEPPHAVLQPPRPDRDDAEVALVRAAVEADLPLLGICRGMQVMAVAAGGALEQHLPDRLGHDDHSPAPGRYGEHGVRTADGSRLRTVLGERLTVPTYHHQGVASHPGYEPTAWADDGVLEGIEAAGARWRIGVQWHPEVGSDPRLFRALVTAAGPDGEIG
- the cimA gene encoding citramalate synthase, which produces MTLSSDFHVYDTTLRDGAQQEGLALSVHDKLAIAAHLDDLGVGFIEGGWPGAIPKDTEFFALAAQRLSLRNAVLAAFGATRRPGGTAATDPQVRALLDSQAPVVTLVAKSHVRHVEYALRTTPAENLEMIRDTVSFLAGEGRRVVLDAEHFFDGYQDDPKYALEVVRLAAEAGAEVITLCDTNGGMLPPQVADTVHEVLSTSGARLGIHCHNDTGCAVANSLAAVEAGATHVQGTLNGYGERTGNADLVTVVANLVIKQGLPVLDPLRLKEATRIAHAISEITNVVPYSRQPYVGASAFAHKAGLHASALRIDPDLYQHTDPTQVGNDMRTLVSEMAGRASIELKGRELGYDLSGQDELLARVTERVKALEAQGYTFDAADASFELLLRAEVDGERARYFDVESWRVITDARGDATATSEATVKVTAAGRRVVATGEGNGPVNALDHALREALSPAYPELRKLQLIDFRVRILDAAHGSDAVTRVLIETSDGSSSWETVGVAANIVEASWEALVDSISYGLMRQAIAPR
- the aroQ gene encoding type II 3-dehydroquinate dehydratase; this translates as MQILVLNGPNLGRLGTREPAVYGTTTYEQLVTLCEQAGEAVRAEVEVRQTDAEHEMLGWLHEAADSGAAVVLNPGGWTHTSVALRDACAGLTGPMVEVHISNVHAREEFRRHSYVSPVATAVIAGLGVDGYPAAIRWLAGRA
- a CDS encoding VOC family protein, whose product is MSELTPYIAVDDAPRAIDWYVEHLGAVVTYEPIVMPDGRIGHVELEIDGARWMMSDAHPELNVEAPLPGRGAAITLHLTVPDVDALAERASNGGALLDRGPEDGGIGRIAVIRDPFGHRWFLNQPADG
- a CDS encoding 3-oxoacyl-ACP reductase, with the translated sequence MAGRLAGRVCVVTGGCSGIGLATVRRFAQEGARVVIGDLDDARGREVAEEVEGLYRHCDVTDADQVDALFRAAKDTYGSVDVAFNNAGISPPDDDSILDTGIEAWRRVQDVNLTSVYLCCKAALPYMLEQGKGSIINTASFVAVMGAATSQISYTASKGGVLSMSRELGVQFARQGVRVNALCPGPVNTPLLQELFAKDPERAARRLVHIPLGRFAEPDEMAAAVAFLASDDSSFITASQFMVDGGISGAYVTPL